Below is a genomic region from Paraburkholderia phenazinium.
GTTTGAATAAAGGACCATCCAACGTCCTGCTGATGAAGCCTGACGTCCCGAAATCAGTTCGGCGGGGACAAGTCCAGGCCGAACCATTTCTGCATCAGCTTGCGGTTTGTGCCGTCGTCGTTCACGGACTTGATTGCCTTATCGAACATGTCTTTCAGTTGGACGTCGCCTTTCCGAAACGCGACATTCGTGGTGCCGCCACCTAGCACACCGCCAATGAATCGCGGCCCGACGAGCATTGCGTCTTTCATGTCCGGTTGACTTGCTGCCTTGTTGAGGACGGTGACGTTAGCCATCACCAAATCGACGCGGCCAGCTTCGAGGTCGAGGTTGTGCTGCTCTAACGTCTTATATTCGCGGACTTCGACAATGCTCTTCAGGTACTTGTCGACAAAGTTCGAAGCGGTACTTGCGCTTTGTACGCCCAGAACCTTCCCGGAGAGCAGCGGACGTAGTTTCTCGACCTCCGTCCTGGATGCCGCTTCGTCCTGACTAAGGTTAAAAACCTTATTAAGGTCGGGCATTGCAGCAAGCGGACTCGATTTCAGCGCCATAAATCCGTTGGGAGCCTGTGTGTACGGAACCGAGAATAAGACGACTTTTTCACGCGCTGGCGTTACACCCATGGACGCGACGATTGCATCGTATTTTCCTGCATTCAACCCGGGGATAATTCCGTCCCAGTCTTGAGCGACGATGTCACACTGAACCTTCATCCGATTGCAAAGTTCGTGGGTGAGGTCGATTTCATAACCACCCAATTTTCCGTCGGGACCCATGAAATTCCAGGGAGCGTATGCGCCTTCCGTAGCAACCGTAATCTTGTCCCAGGTTTTTTGGGCAGCCAAGGTCGGCTGCACGAACGCCATGCTGGTCAGGACAATTGCAAGAGTAAAAAATCGCATGGCAATAAAACTCCCAAATGATTGAGCCGTTCTTGGCTCCTGATTTTGAAAATCAACGCTATTTATGAAAGCGGTTAAGCCAGCAAAAATAAATAGTCGTATTTATGCAAAGTTATACATCGGACCAGTTACTTCATTTAAATAAAGACGTGCCAGGGAAATGGAGGCGCCTGCGACGCAGCTTCGTCCACACCGGGCTTTGTTACTCGGATGGAAAAGTGATACAACGCGGATTGCGTCAGAACCTTTTTTTCATGCCGTCCCCATGAGCGAATCTTCTAAAACCAATTTTTTCTCGTCCAATACTTTGTTTTTCAACGACTATAGGATTCACCTATACTCGGGAAACACTACAATCCTGCGGAGCATCCGATGAACTATCGTCAGCTGGAAGCTTTCCGTGCGTTGATGGAGACCGGGACGGTGACTGCGGCAAGCCAGATGTTGTCGATTTCGCAGCCGTCGTTGAGCACGCACATCGCCAATCTCGAACACGAGTTGCAACTCTCACTTTTTCATCGGCGTGGGGGACGGCTTATTCCGACCGCGGAAAGTCAGTTGTTGTTGGCGGAGGTGGACCACGTGGTGAAGGGCATGGCGCGCTTGCGCCGCCTTGCGACAGATATCCAGAGTTTGCAGTCGGGACGTGTAACCATAGCTGCCTATCCGGCCGTTGCAGCCATGTTGCCGGGCTTTGCCGTGGAGTTTGCAGGACAACATGACCGGGCAATCCTCGACCTTCAGGTTCACGACTCGCTTCGCAACGCGGAGTTGGCGGCCACAAGGCAGGTAGATGCGGGTCTCACCGCGATGCCGATAGGCGACCCGGCGGTCATCTGCGAACTGTTGAGCCGAGTCGATTCAGTGTGTGTAGTGCCGAAGGGGCATAAACTTGCCGCAGCCGAAAGCGTAACGCCTCAGGACCTGCGTGGTGAGCCCTTCATCGCTCTCGGCCGTGAAGATGGCTCTCGGCAGGCTGTCGAGCGAGTTCTTGGCCAGTACGGAATCGACTTGAATGTACGGTTCGAAACAACTCGCTCCGAAACCGCATGCGGCCTTGTCGAGGCTGGCGGCGGTATCGCAATCATCGACCCATACTGTGCAAACGCATGGGCCGACCGGGTTGTCATTCGTCCGTTTGAAGCGGAAGTTCCAAACGACGTGTATGTCGTTCGAAGCCGTCAGGAAGAGCCTTCGCTGCTGCTTCAAGCCTTCCTTGACGACCTTCGAGCCAAGCTAACTCCCGCATAAACGAGAAATGTTACGGTCTCGGTTGGTCGAACCTTTGTTGTTCCTGAGCGTCCCACCTTTTCCGAACCAGACGGAGGCAGAATGGGAAAAATCAGGAAAGGAACCCGGGTGCGACTGAGCGACGAGCGGCTTGGTGAACTGGACGACCGGTCTGCGACCTTGTATGTAGGTAGGGTCGGCGAGGTTGTGTCTTCCTCGAAGGCCACCGGTCTTCTCACCGTGGAATTCCCTCGGGACGATGAGCGGAGGCCAACGATGCTCACCGATGTCCCCCCTCAATTTCTCGTGAAAACCGACCCTTAGCTTTTTGCCTCGTCAAAGGACGATGTTGTTTGCACGGTGTTCTTGCAGACACCGTCCAGCTCATCTTGAGTAGGCAGATTACATGAAGGCCTGTGCGTCTCAGGCATAGAACTAAAAAGGCCCCTCAGACTTCGTCCGGGAAGAAAATCACGTTCGCTGAATGTGGTCGGTGCCGTTAGGTCAACGGTGTAGCGCACGAAACGGATGCGGTGCCGAAAGTGATATCTATGTCGTGCTCATGGTGAGCATGGTCAACTTCTGGCCGTTCATCTCCTCAACGACGCGTCGGACGGCCACGATATTGGCCTCTGAGTTTTGAGTTGTGAGTTCTGAAACCGAACATTTCACTGCGGACGGGATTTCCGAGAAGGCACTGGACGGGGTAGGTGTTTCAAATCACACGCCTCGTTACACACAAACACACTGGTAATCTGCACTCCAAATATATTGCCTTCACTACTGACAAGTGAGGCACGTATGAAGCGAATCTTTGCGCTGATGCTGATGGCTGTATGTCTCGGAACCGCGTTGAGCGGCTGCATCGTTGTACCTGTAGGCGGCGGCTACTATCACCACTATTAGCCTACCGAGTATGCCTGTCGGTGGATGCTGTAGACCCGTGTGACGTCAACGTTACATCCCTGACATCCGTGGTTGAGCGTACAGAGGACTCGGACGTCAGCGGGTAATGTGCAGCTACACCGACGACATATTCGGCGAGGAACCAGATGACAAGCATATACCTGGCGGATGACGGGAAGCTGGTCCGCTTTGACCGCAAACCATACGGACAGGAGAGGCAGTTGCAGGACCTCCTTTCGACTTTCCCCGAGTTGCTCGCTGACGGCTTGCCTGGCCCAAATAACGGTGGCCGAAGCAAGTGGCTGCGCGTAAAAGACGAGTTTCCGTTAAGCGACGGCAACGGTAGCTCCCTCAGTGTTGACCATCTGTTCCTCGACCAAGAAGGCATTCCCACCCTCGTTGAAGACAAACGCTCGGCCAATTCCGAAAACAGGCGACAGGTAGTGGCCCAAATGCTGGATTACGCGTCACTCATGGTCAGTTGTAGCGTCCGCGACATCCAGAGCCAATTCCGAGCTTACCGTCCAACAGAAGCGGATACGCTGCTATCTGAGTTTCTGGGGGAGCAGGATGCAGACAACTTCTGGAAGACCGTTCAGACCAATCTCGAAGCTGGTCGGGTGCGACTAGTGTTCGTTGCCGACGAGATTCCCGCAACATTACGTCGACTCATCGAGTTTCTCAATGAGCGGCTTGACGTCGAAGAAGTGGTTGGTATCGAGATACAGCGACTGGAGAGCAGCGGGCGCGAAGCATTTGCCCCAACTGTCATAGGTCGCACGGCGCGAGCGGAAACCCGCAAGTCTTCCGAAACCGGCAAGGGGGTGTCGCGCACAGTCGATGACTTCTTCGAATTGGTCCAGAAGAGGGAAAAGTTCACGAAGGGCGGAATCAGCAAAGGGGAATACAAGACGGCAATGCTCGCCAACCTTGAACGGTTTCGCGATTGGGGCAAACAAAATGACCTGGAATTCGCTGTCGGCACGTCCTCAGGAGACAATCCCCGCTGCACATTGTGTCGTGCCGGCGCCCAGCCGCTTGTCGGGGTGCACGTCGACGGTGGTCTGTACGTATTCAGCAAGAGGTTAAAGACCGACGCCGCTGCACTTGAAGATTTCGGCAAGCGCCTTCAATCGGAAATTGGCATACCCCCGCCGCTCAATCTCAATTGCGAACTCTGCAAATTGTTCGAGCTGTCGCCGGAGGCCTTGGGTAAGTTGTTGACGTTGCTGTACGAAGACGCTTAGCTATCGCACATCAACCAGAAGTGACGGATTGCAACGAACGTCATGACTGCCTCGAAATCGACTGAAGGGAGCGACTCAACGCTGCGATAGCCGCTCACGAAATTTCCCCACTTGGCTTCGACTTTTTCATCCGGTTTTTCTAGCTGCCTTCCTAGAAAGTTGGCCCAGAGATAAACGGCTAGGTCGTAAGCAAGGTACCCGGGACCGCCATCGTCGAAGTCGAAAAATGAAGCCACTCGCGCATCCTCCGGCCCGTCGCTCATTAGCGTGTTTCCTCCATGGCAATCGCCGTGACATGCGACCGGTGTGAGGTCATTGAGTGTTGCTAGGCCCATCAACCCTTGTCTGTGCGCAGGCAGTCCTTGTACTTGATATCCCAATCGGCAAAGCTAAAGCCCCAGCGCGCTTCGGCGAACTCCAGCAAAGTCACGCCTCGCCTGGTAACGGCATTCGGAGACCATACGCCAAAATTCTGAGCAACGTTGTTCTCGCTGTAGCTGCCCGTCGCGTACTTTTTCTTCTTTTCCGAGAATGGCCGATTGCTCAGCGACGCATTCACCTCGCAGGAAAGTAGCAGTAGGTTGCCCAGAGAATTCATCCACATCTGGCGCTTACGCTCCTGCCGACCATCGAACACGAAGCGGCTGGTCCATGACGGGTCCTTCGGTGTCTGAGGGTAGATATGCTCAATAGACTTAAACGAGGCGTCCTTCCAGCTGACTTTCGGAGGGTTCGAGGCACCCTGCAGCGACAGTTCGTACTCGAAAAGCACAACGCGCGTGAAGTCCCATTCGTAGAACCCTTTGTCACGGTCGAGCCGCCGCCTTGCGGTATCGCGGAAGTAAGCGAGGTCGAAATGGCCGTCCAAGTCATGGAAATAATCTTCCGGGAGGCTGTGGTTACGCACGTCGCCTCCGTCGTTATCATTTAACGCTCCAACAAACCGCGTTGCCAACTCCAACGCCGCCATGACGCTACTGCTGTCTCCGGGGACTGCATCTTTGGACAGACGATGTGCGTGCCTGTAGATGTCCGCCTTCCCGGTATGGGCCCGACGCTCGCTGATATAGAACACCATGAAAATGAAACGCTCGACCTGCTCTAGAAGTGGGCCCACCGGTGCGAAGCTGGCCTGCACCGTTTCAGGTTGCGAGACGACGAGCGGGTTGATGGCGGCCAGAGCCTGGAAAGCAGCAAGGACCAGCGGCTTGAAAGACCCCCAGCGAAGCCGCTCGATTCTGCCGAGCCAAAGGATGGTATCGGGCGGCAGAAATGGTGCGGGGTTGTGTATGTAATGCCAGAGCGTCGCCGCTTGGCCGAGACTGCGGATGTAGTGCCGGATATAGTCGGCGCCCAACTCGCCTGTCGCGACCTTGTGTACCGTAAAGACGTCATCGAAGAGCTTGACGTACATCGCGTCGGATTCCGACTTGTCATAGCCGAAGTACGCAATCCAGTGCGTCCTGAGGAACTCGTCATCGTCCAGTTGATGAGAGGGGTCGTTCCCAAGCCAGCGGTAGATTGATGACCACCATCTGTTAACTTCGGCACGAAGGTCAGGACCAAGCTTTGGGTCCGCACCCGGCTGTTGAGCCAGCACCGTACTGATGTAGATGAGCCTGTTTTTTAACAGCTCAAGCTGTGAGAGATGCTTCCCGCGATTGTTGATGGTCTCGAAAGCGACATGAATGTCGAACTGCGGGTCAACGTGGAAAACGTTGAAATGCAGCGAGTCGGAAAGCTTACGGGCAAAATTCAACTGGGGCGCTTCGTCGAGGGCGGCCATGCGCTGGAAGAAAAGCTCGTATGCCAGCCGAAGGTTTTCCGTGTACAGGGTGCGCTGAGCCGCCACGGCACTCATATATCGCGGGTCATCGAATATGCCGCCTACAAGGTAGGCGTGACTCGCGCCTTCCTCCATATAACCGAACTTGTAATTGCGAACGCCGCTTTCCGATTCCTCAAAATGAAACAGCGCCTGGACGTTAGCGCGGAAGATGCGAATTTCGACGGAATC
It encodes:
- a CDS encoding LysR substrate-binding domain-containing protein; its protein translation is MNYRQLEAFRALMETGTVTAASQMLSISQPSLSTHIANLEHELQLSLFHRRGGRLIPTAESQLLLAEVDHVVKGMARLRRLATDIQSLQSGRVTIAAYPAVAAMLPGFAVEFAGQHDRAILDLQVHDSLRNAELAATRQVDAGLTAMPIGDPAVICELLSRVDSVCVVPKGHKLAAAESVTPQDLRGEPFIALGREDGSRQAVERVLGQYGIDLNVRFETTRSETACGLVEAGGGIAIIDPYCANAWADRVVIRPFEAEVPNDVYVVRSRQEEPSLLLQAFLDDLRAKLTPA
- a CDS encoding GmrSD restriction endonuclease domain-containing protein; amino-acid sequence: MKMPAAQSGLKTLSELFTGSSFRIPDYQRGYAWGKEQCDDFWKDIELLGDNARHYGGQLILDMQSSADGPGNYLVVDGQQRLTSAVVALRAFVDATVDSDSVEIRIFRANVQALFHFEESESGVRNYKFGYMEEGASHAYLVGGIFDDPRYMSAVAAQRTLYTENLRLAYELFFQRMAALDEAPQLNFARKLSDSLHFNVFHVDPQFDIHVAFETINNRGKHLSQLELLKNRLIYISTVLAQQPGADPKLGPDLRAEVNRWWSSIYRWLGNDPSHQLDDDEFLRTHWIAYFGYDKSESDAMYVKLFDDVFTVHKVATGELGADYIRHYIRSLGQAATLWHYIHNPAPFLPPDTILWLGRIERLRWGSFKPLVLAAFQALAAINPLVVSQPETVQASFAPVGPLLEQVERFIFMVFYISERRAHTGKADIYRHAHRLSKDAVPGDSSSVMAALELATRFVGALNDNDGGDVRNHSLPEDYFHDLDGHFDLAYFRDTARRRLDRDKGFYEWDFTRVVLFEYELSLQGASNPPKVSWKDASFKSIEHIYPQTPKDPSWTSRFVFDGRQERKRQMWMNSLGNLLLLSCEVNASLSNRPFSEKKKKYATGSYSENNVAQNFGVWSPNAVTRRGVTLLEFAEARWGFSFADWDIKYKDCLRTDKG
- a CDS encoding phosphotransferase enzyme family protein, which gives rise to MGLATLNDLTPVACHGDCHGGNTLMSDGPEDARVASFFDFDDGGPGYLAYDLAVYLWANFLGRQLEKPDEKVEAKWGNFVSGYRSVESLPSVDFEAVMTFVAIRHFWLMCDS
- a CDS encoding transporter substrate-binding domain-containing protein, translated to MRFFTLAIVLTSMAFVQPTLAAQKTWDKITVATEGAYAPWNFMGPDGKLGGYEIDLTHELCNRMKVQCDIVAQDWDGIIPGLNAGKYDAIVASMGVTPAREKVVLFSVPYTQAPNGFMALKSSPLAAMPDLNKVFNLSQDEAASRTEVEKLRPLLSGKVLGVQSASTASNFVDKYLKSIVEVREYKTLEQHNLDLEAGRVDLVMANVTVLNKAASQPDMKDAMLVGPRFIGGVLGGGTTNVAFRKGDVQLKDMFDKAIKSVNDDGTNRKLMQKWFGLDLSPPN